The following proteins are co-located in the Pedobacter sp. FW305-3-2-15-E-R2A2 genome:
- the sufD gene encoding Fe-S cluster assembly protein SufD: MTNVNYFKDQFEQLQDSGPATAIAELRTDGFQTFNKSGLPTYKLEEWKYTNISSLFDKDYQFANEAPAVQLSDIDAIRLAGHEQANELVFVNGRFVPALSTIRSRESQLVILALEEAAKGKYEQLVKAHLGQSSEYLKDGIHALNTSFIQDGLFLLIPKGQQLTHPVYIYHIADARQQNTLSQPRSLIFVEENAKLQLTETYTTLGTAESFTNEVLEVVVKENAFVEYYKIQHDGLNASQVGSTHIHQIGRSYVHTVVVSLNGGVIRNNLNLILDAAGNETHLYGLYLLKGKSHVDNHTLVDNKRPNCFSNQLYKGIAGDDSTGVFSGRIIVQPDAQKTNAYQSNKNIILSDQATINTKPQLEIFADDVKCSHGCTVGQLDEEALFYLRARGIPKEAAEVLLLEAYAADILDQIKPEPLRNHIAELIYEHLSIS, encoded by the coding sequence ATGACGAATGTAAATTATTTTAAAGATCAGTTTGAGCAACTTCAGGACTCCGGTCCCGCAACTGCCATTGCTGAACTCAGAACCGATGGTTTCCAAACCTTTAACAAATCAGGCTTACCGACTTACAAGTTGGAAGAATGGAAATACACCAATATCAGCAGTTTATTTGACAAAGATTATCAGTTTGCAAACGAGGCCCCGGCGGTTCAGCTTTCGGATATAGATGCCATTCGCCTGGCGGGCCATGAGCAGGCCAATGAACTGGTTTTCGTGAACGGAAGATTTGTCCCTGCCCTGTCGACCATTCGTTCTAGGGAATCTCAACTGGTCATCTTAGCTTTGGAAGAAGCTGCAAAAGGGAAATATGAGCAGCTGGTTAAAGCGCACCTGGGACAAAGCAGTGAATACCTGAAGGACGGAATCCATGCCCTGAATACCTCTTTTATACAGGACGGTCTGTTTCTTTTGATCCCTAAAGGACAGCAATTAACGCACCCGGTTTATATCTACCATATTGCGGATGCAAGGCAGCAAAACACACTTTCTCAACCCCGCAGTTTGATCTTTGTAGAAGAAAATGCAAAATTACAGCTAACGGAAACTTATACCACACTAGGTACAGCAGAAAGCTTTACCAATGAGGTCCTGGAAGTAGTGGTGAAGGAAAATGCGTTTGTAGAATATTATAAAATCCAACACGACGGTTTAAATGCCAGTCAGGTAGGCAGCACACATATTCACCAGATTGGCAGAAGTTATGTACATACAGTAGTGGTTTCTCTGAACGGTGGCGTAATTCGCAACAACCTGAACCTGATACTGGATGCTGCAGGTAACGAAACCCATCTTTATGGATTGTACCTCCTAAAAGGGAAGAGTCATGTAGACAACCATACCTTAGTAGACAATAAACGGCCAAACTGCTTTAGTAACCAGCTCTATAAAGGAATTGCGGGTGATGATTCGACAGGTGTTTTCAGTGGAAGAATCATTGTACAACCTGATGCACAGAAGACAAATGCCTACCAATCCAACAAAAACATCATCTTATCTGATCAGGCGACCATCAATACCAAACCGCAACTGGAGATTTTTGCAGACGATGTCAAATGTTCACACGGCTGTACCGTTGGTCAACTGGATGAAGAAGCTTTGTTCTACCTAAGGGCAAGGGGAATTCCTAAGGAAGCGGCAGAAGTATTATTATTGGAGGCTTATGCAGCTGATATCCTGGATCAGATTAAACCGGAGCCCTT